The following proteins are co-located in the Urocitellus parryii isolate mUroPar1 chromosome 15, mUroPar1.hap1, whole genome shotgun sequence genome:
- the LOC113199247 gene encoding uncharacterized protein LOC113199247 isoform X2 — protein MQRVWEELPQQLSTYSPSKISYWNLTRHQNIHTGEKLFECGQCGKAYTTGSKLFQHQKTHTGEKPYECKECGKAFSLYGYLNQHQKIHVGMKRFECKECKKTFTLYRNLTRHQNIHSGKKLFVCQECGRAYSTRSNLVQHQKTHTDEKPYECKECGKTFSLHGYLNQHQKIHTGVKPYECKICRKTFTFCRNLTLHQSIHTEEKPFECKECGKTFRRSSHLTAHQSIHADKKPYECKECGKAFKMCGYLTQHQKIHTGRKPYECKKCGKAFSRSSNLVQHERIHTGEKPYVCQQCGKSFRYGSALKSHQGIHTGVKVKE, from the exons ATGCAAAGAGTGTGGGAAGAACTTCCGCAGCAGCTATCAACTTATTCTCCATCAAAGATTTCATACTG GAATCTTACTCGACATCAGAATATTCACACTGGTGAGAAACTGTTTGAATGTGGGCAATGTGGAAAGGCCTATACTACTGGCTCAAAACTTTTTCAACATCAGAAAACTCATACTGGTgagaaaccttatgaatgtaaggagtgtgggaaggcctttagCTTGTATGGATACCTTAATCAACATCAGAAAATTCATGTTGGTATGAAACGCTTTGAATGTAAGGAGTGTAAGAAAACCTTTACCTTATATAGAAATCTTACCCGGCATCAAAATATTCATTCTGGGAAGAAACTTTTTGTTTGTCAGGAGTGTGGGAGGGCCTACAGTACTCGCTCAAACCTTGTACAACATCAGAAAACCCACACTGatgagaagccctatgagtgtaaggAATGTGGAAAGACCTTCAGCTTGCATGGATATCTTAATCAACATCAGAAAATCCATACTGGTGTGAAACCCTATGAGTGTAAGATATGCAGGAAAACCTTTACTTTCTGTAGAAATCTTACTCTACATCAGAGTATTCATACTGAGGAGAAGCCTTttgaatgtaaagaatgtgggaagACCTTTAGACGTAGTTCACACCTTACTGCACATCAGAGTATTCATGCTGATaaaaagccctatgaatgtaaagaatgtggaaaagcctttaaaATGTGTGGGTACCTTACACAACATCAGAAAATTCACACTGGTAGAAAACCTTATGAATGTAAGAAGTGTGGTAAGGCCTTTAGTCGTTCTTCAAACCTTGTTCAACATGAGAGAATTCATACCGGTGAGAAACCCTATGTGTGCCAACAGTGTGGGAAGAGCTTTAGATACGGTTCAGCCCTTAAATCACATCAAGGAATTCATACAGGTGTGAAAGTCAAAGAATAG